Proteins encoded within one genomic window of Humulus lupulus chromosome 1, drHumLupu1.1, whole genome shotgun sequence:
- the LOC133811026 gene encoding uncharacterized protein LOC133811026: MAKWWRSGAGGLRVLLGNSPRSSSFKAASYHTIQAIPRECTGARISARDRAQGRIPTVVFSQSLLEKNPNSRSDSKKHLLTTEKKQIQAIVKAVDLPFFCSTRFPLQIRAGSGSSVLLESGNVVPIKIHRDEETGKILNMVFVWAEDGSDLKLNVPIVFKGEDVSPGLKKGGCLNKIRTSLKYICPAEHIPSKIEVDVSNLDVGDRIFIRDVEVHPSLKLLSKNEDMPICKIVATELENSKHAGV, translated from the exons ATGGCTAAATGGTGGCGCTCCGGTGCCGGAGGCCTTAGGGTGTTACTGGGGAACTCACCAAGATCATCCTCATTTAAAGCCGCTTCTTACCATACGATCCAAGCCATCCCTAGAGAGTGTACGGGGGCCAGAATCTCTGCGAGAGATCGAGCGCAGGGTCGAATCCCCACCGTGGTTTTCAGTCAGTCCCTTCTCGAGAAAAACCCCAACAGTCGCTCGGATTCCAAGAAGCATTTATTGACCACGGAGAAGAAGCAGATTCAGGCCATCGTTAAAGCTGTGGATCTCCCGTTCTTTTGCTCCACGAGGTTCCCGCTCCAGATCCGAGCCGGGTCCGGATCATCGGTTTTACTTGAATCCGGGAATGTTGTTCCCATTAAG ATACATAGGGATGAAGAGACTGGGAAGATATTGAATATGGTGTTTGTATGGGCTGAAGATGGATCAGATTTGAAGCTAAATGTGCCCATTGTTTTTAAGGGAGAAGATGTTTCACCTGGTCTCAAGAAAG GTGGTTGTCTGAACAAAATAAGAACTAGTCTAAAGTACATTTGCCCAGCTGAACACATTCCTTCCAAAATAGAGGTTGATGTGAGCAATCTAGACGTTGGTGATAGAATTTTCATTCGTGACGTGGAAGTGCACCCATCGTTAAAGCTTTTGAGTAAGAATGAAGACATGCCCATTTGTAAGATAGTTGCAACCGAGTTGGAAAATTCAAAACATGCTGGAGTTTAG